A single genomic interval of Salinarchaeum sp. IM2453 harbors:
- a CDS encoding IS4 family transposase, protein MTYSPPDSVVVERIKRAFPSDELRDRGRAMTERDRKFDFVALFYTLSFGFAAGSDRSLQAFLERYVEMADCDSLSYPSFYEWFSPAFVALLREILDDAIEDLDPGRNDLRGRLEHFRDVLIVDATFISLYQDAKDVYRATGDDQAGLKLHLTESLSTGLPTRFRTTDGATHERSQLPTGEWVADALILFDLGFYDFWLFDRIDANDGWFVSRVKSNANPKVVEELRTWRGNSITLEGKSLKGVLDDLQRQEIDVLVELEFDRKRGSSATATRQFRLVGLLNEDEDEYHLYFTNLPRNEYSAPDIAQLYRARWEVELLFKELKSRFGLDEINTTKPYIIEALVIMAAISLMISREIVDELHKLDAKRREAADADESASRLPPRRGSLAVERHSHLIQLYLMLELGYELPDLDELLLWASQNPNPHRERLRREVESGEFAFDRD, encoded by the coding sequence ATGACCTACTCTCCACCGGATTCGGTAGTAGTTGAGCGAATCAAAAGAGCGTTTCCCTCCGATGAATTGCGCGACCGCGGTCGCGCAATGACAGAACGTGACCGGAAATTCGACTTCGTCGCACTGTTCTACACACTCTCGTTTGGATTTGCTGCTGGGTCAGATCGGTCTCTTCAGGCGTTTCTTGAACGCTACGTGGAGATGGCTGACTGTGATTCTCTCTCATATCCCTCCTTCTACGAGTGGTTCTCACCAGCGTTCGTTGCACTCCTTCGAGAGATCCTCGATGACGCTATCGAGGATCTCGACCCCGGCAGAAACGACTTGAGAGGGCGTCTCGAACACTTTCGAGACGTTCTCATCGTTGACGCAACATTCATCTCACTCTACCAAGACGCTAAAGATGTCTACAGAGCAACTGGTGATGACCAAGCTGGGCTGAAGTTACACTTGACCGAGTCGCTTTCGACCGGCCTTCCAACCCGGTTTCGAACCACCGATGGAGCGACCCATGAACGGAGTCAGCTACCCACCGGCGAGTGGGTAGCTGACGCCCTCATCCTGTTCGATCTCGGGTTCTACGATTTCTGGCTGTTCGACCGTATAGACGCCAATGACGGGTGGTTTGTCTCCCGCGTCAAGTCCAATGCTAACCCGAAGGTCGTCGAAGAGTTACGAACATGGCGGGGCAACAGTATCACGCTGGAAGGGAAGTCGCTGAAGGGCGTCCTCGACGACCTTCAGCGACAGGAGATCGACGTTCTCGTGGAATTGGAGTTCGACCGCAAACGTGGTTCTTCAGCCACTGCAACACGTCAGTTCAGATTGGTTGGGCTGCTCAACGAAGACGAAGACGAGTACCATCTCTACTTCACGAATCTACCGCGTAACGAGTACTCCGCGCCCGATATCGCGCAACTCTATCGGGCGCGGTGGGAAGTAGAGCTACTGTTCAAAGAGCTGAAATCGCGGTTTGGACTCGATGAGATCAACACGACTAAACCTTACATCATCGAGGCATTGGTGATCATGGCGGCGATTTCGCTGATGATCAGCCGCGAGATTGTCGATGAACTCCACAAGCTGGACGCGAAACGACGTGAGGCCGCGGACGCCGACGAGTCGGCGTCGCGGCTTCCTCCTCGTCGTGGTTCACTGGCGGTTGAGCGACATTCCCATCTGATTCAGTTGTACTTGATGCTTGAGCTGGGCTACGAACTGCCAGATCTGGACGAATTATTGTTGTGGGCGTCGCAGAATCCAAATCCACACAGGGAACGGTTACGCAGAGAGGTTGAATCGGGTGAGTTCGCCTTTGACCGCGACTAA